A section of the Haliaeetus albicilla chromosome 6, bHalAlb1.1, whole genome shotgun sequence genome encodes:
- the C6H12orf57 gene encoding protein C10: MAVSAQAAALSAEQAKAVLAEVIKAFGAPENAQRMEEARDNACNDMGKMLQFLLPVATQIQQDVIKAYGFSNDGEGVLKFARLIKSYESQDPEIASMSGKLKAMFLPPMTLPPHGAGTGGVATS; this comes from the exons ATGGCGGTCTCGGCGCAGGCGGCGGCGCTGAGCGCCGAGCAGGCGAAGG CGGTGCTGGCGGAGGTGATCAAGGCCTTCGGGGCCCCCGAGAACGCGCAGCGGATGGAGGAGGCTCGGGATAACGCCTGCAACGACATGGGCAAGATGCTGCAGTTCCTCCTGCCCGTCGCCACCCAGATCCAGCAGGACGTGATCAAAGCCTACGGCTTCAGCAACGACGGCGAAG GGGTCCTGAAGTTCGCCCGGTTGATCAAGTCCTACGAGTCGCAGGACCCGGAGATCGCCAGCATGTCGGGCAAGCTCAAGGCCATGTTCCTGCCGCCCATGACGCTGCCGCCGCACGGGGCCGGGACCGGCGGAGTGGCAACCTCCTGA